A stretch of the Rhinoderma darwinii isolate aRhiDar2 chromosome 3, aRhiDar2.hap1, whole genome shotgun sequence genome encodes the following:
- the PROSER2 gene encoding proline and serine-rich protein 2 gives MPSNLLKLSSSSMESELHNHSDFERSGSFDSQSSQRSRTRSSNFDDENLRYLTNEEKNALMFLEETLDAFENDLEEPPLSDNSSLGYYSPRSTEESHSDTDDIIDLVQTEHNHVGISPEDSGIELSSSSWNYTPKDSWSSQSTMIVSSPVTIPQKDTEKLSPDLPAEHRKLLGAVPTPVLIAKKISEKKSDNNMSPLSPKDVKSPELKKSVGTSPINEGHFIFPGSPNAKPNRFPNNIIIKPVVKQYNKTIAKAAVNVQERKAQVLANLHCPGLFADEIDTKNRHEQLGRRTSFRDVPSEQTRYEALTKLGLVKEITVQADIPSADVCKSPVSNGEHSFKILPPETNRRLSNENESINKILMNEPSNFVPLGKTVLIKGESTSLERNKRHSSVQVAHEKVPINTHQEIKRTYSMPRPTGLRSHGITVQFSGRNSSEESRRDALRRLGLLSGH, from the exons ATGCCGAGCAACTTGTTGAAACTGAGCTCTTCAAGTATGGAATCAGAgctccataaccacagtgacttcgAGAGAAGTGGAAGTTTTGATAGTCAAAGCAGCCAACGTTCAAGGACTAGAAGCTCTAACTTC GATGATGAAAATCTAAGATACTTAACGAATGAAGAGAAAAATGCCCTCATGTTCTTGGAAGAAACATTAGATGCTTTTGAAAATGACCTTGAAGAACCACCACTTTCTGATAATTCAAGTCTTGGCTACTACTCcccaaggtcaacagaagaaagtcacTCTGACACTGATGATATCATCGATCTTGTTCAGACTGAGCACAACCATGTTGGGATTTCACCAGAAG actctgGAATTGAACTGAGCAGTAGTAGCTGGAATTATACTCCGAAAGACTCTTGGAGCTCACAATCAACCATGATCGTAAGTTCACCTGTGACTATTCCACAGAAGGACACTGAAAAGCTTTCTCCTGACCTGCCAGCAGAACATCGGAAACTACTCGGTGCTGTTCCAACACCTGTACTTATTGCTAAAAAAATATCAGAGAAAAAAAGTGACAATAATATGTCACCCTTGTCACCTAAAGATGTGAAATCACCGGAACTGAAAAAAAGTGTGGGGACCTCACCTATCAATGAAGGACATTTTATATTTCCTGGATCACCAAATGCCAAACCCAACCGTTTTCCAAACAACATCATTATTAAACCAGTTGTAAAACAGTATAACAAAACTATCGCCAAGGCAGCTGTCAATGTACAAGAACGAAAAGCTCAAGTGCTAGCTAATTTACATTGTCCTGGATTGTTTGCGGATGAAATTGATACTAAAAATCGGCATGAACAACTGGGACGGAGGACTTCATTTCGGGATGTACCATCTGAGCAGACAAGATATGAAGCCCTGACCAAACTCGGCTTAGTTAAAGAAATCACTGTTCAAGCTGATATCCCGTCTGCTGATGTATGCAAATCTCCTGTCTCAAATGGTGAGCACTCATTCAAAATATTGCCTCCAGAAACAAACCGAAGGCTTTCAAACGAGAATGAGAGTATCAACAAAATCTTGATGAATGAACCAAGCAACTTTGTACCTTTGGGGAAAACTGTTCTTATAAAAGGTGAGTCAACATCTTTAGAAAGGAATAAACGACATAGTAGTGTACAAGTTGCACATGAGAAAGTACCGATAAATACTCATCAGGAAATCAAAAGAACTTATTCCATGCCAAGACCTACAGGTTTACGGTCTCACGGGATTACAGTGCAGTTCTCTGGACGTAACTCTTCAGAGGAATCTAGAAGAGACGCTTTGAGAAGACTTGGCCTACTGTCAGGACACTGA